GACAACTGGGCCGATCTCGTCGCGCTCGCCAAGAAGATCCGCAGCGGCGACACCGCCGGCCTCGCCTACAACATCCATGACTGGCCGGATGACTGGCTCTGGCGCGGCATCATCCTGCAGGGCGGGCATTCCATGCTGTCGGCCGACGGCAAGAAGGTCGCCTTCGGCGGCGATGTCGGCGAGAAGACGCTGGCGACGCTGCGCAGCTTCGTCACGGAAGGCGGCATGCCGCTGATCGACTGGGACCAGTCGCGCCAGCAGTTCATCGCCGGCAAGATCGGCATCTTCTTCGACACCCCCGCCCGCCTGCGCCAGGTCACCGACCTGATCGGCGACCGCTTCACGCTGAAGACCGCGCTCTTCCCGGTCGACGACAAGGCCAAGGGCAAGCTGCCGACGGGCGGCAACGCCGCGCTGATCACCGCCAAGGACGCTGCCAAGCAGAAGGCGGCCTGGGAGTTCATCAAGTTCGTGACCGGGCCGGAAGCCCAGAAGATCGTGGTCGAGACCGCCGGCTACATGCCGACCAATCTGCGCGCCGGCGAGGATGCGTTCCTCGGCCCGTTCTACAAGGAGAACGCCAATTTCCGCACGATCAACGGCCAGGTCTCCCGCGCTGCGCCGTGGGAAGGCTATCCGGGCGGCAATTCGGTGCGCATCTGGCGCCAGCAGCGCGAGGTCGTCGCCGGCGTGATGCGTGGCGAGATCCAGCCCAAGGCCGGCATCGAGCGCATCGTCTCCGAGACCGAAGCCCTGATGAAGTGAACCGCGATTTCGGCTGATGATACGACCGCTCGGCTTCGGGCCGGGCGGTCACGCTCTCTTCCATATGCGGGACGCCTTCCGATGATCATCGCCCAGCTCAGCGACTTCCATGCCCGGCCGCATGGCCGACCTGCCTATGGCATCGTCGATACCAATGCAGCGATCCGGGAGGCCATCGACGCCGTGCTGGCGATGGAACCCCGGCCGGATTGCGTGCTGGTGACGGGCGACCTGTCGGATTGCGGCCTGGCGGAGGAATACGGCATCGTTCCCGAGCAGCTCGCCCGGTTGCCGATGCCGGTCTATGTCGTGCCCGGCAATCACGATCGGCGGGAAAGCTTCGCGGCGGAGCTCGGGCAGGACCTTCCCTATCTGCCGAAGAGCGGCTTCCTGCACTACACGGTCGAGGACTTTCCGGTCCGGCTGATCGGGCTCGACACCGTGATCGCCGGCGAGGATGGCGGCGAGATCTGCGCCGAGCGCGAAGCCTGGCTGGCCGAGCGCCTCGCCGAGGGCCAGGGGCGCCCGACCCTGATCTTCATGCACCATCCGCCCTTCGCCGTCGGCGTCGACGGCATGGACATCATGCCCTGCCGCGTCTCGCCCGGCTTCGTCGACTTGATCGCCCGCCACCCGGAGATCGAGCGCGTGCTCTGCGGGCATTATCACCGGCCGATCCAGCTGCGCTTCGCCGGCACGATCGGCTATGTCGTGCCGGGAACGGCCCATCAGGTTGCGCTGGACCTGCGCGCCGGCACCGAGAACATGTTCGTCATGGAGCCGCCCGCCATCGCTATCCATGTCTGGAAGCCCGAGACGGGCGTCGTCAGCCATCTCCAGCCGATCGGGGATTACGGCCCGCGCCGGCCCTTCCTGCTCGACCCCGCCTATCCCGGCAAGCAGCAGGCGGCTCCGGCAGATGCCTGACACCCGCCTTCTCTCATTGCTGGATGAAGCCGGCGCCCTCGCGCGGCAGGCGGGCGAGTTGCTCGTCCGGATGCAAGGCGAACAGCTCGCCATCAGCCGCAAGGAATTCCGGGATGTCGTCACCGCCGCGGACCTCGCCGCCGAACGACTGGTCATCGACGGCCTGACGCGATTGACGCCGGAGGCCGCGATCCTGTCGGAGGAAGCCGGCTTCTCCGGTGCACACGACGCGCCGCGCTGGATCGTCGACCCGCTCGACGGCACGGTGAATTACGCCAGCGGCCTGCCCTGGTTTTCCGTGACCATGGCCTATCAGGAACAGGGGCGCACCCTGCTCGGCCTGACGCATGCGCCGCTCGCCGGCCTCGTAGCGCGCTATGTCGAGGGCGGCCCGGCAACCGTCAACGAACGCCCGGTCGCGGTCTCCGGAACGACGAGCCTCGCCGACGCCGTCATCTCGATCTGCCTGACCTCGCATTATTCGCCCGAGGATTCGGAACGGACCTGCGCCGTGATCCGGCGGCTGGCAGGGCTGTGCCGCGGCGTGCGGGTGATCGTCTCCGGGGGCTTGGAGATGTCGCTGGTGGCGGCGGGCCAGCTCGATGCCTTCATCGGGCTCAAGGCCGACATCGTCTCGCACGCCGCCGCCATGCCGCTGGTTCGCGCAGCGGGCGGCAGGGTGACGACGGTTGCGGGCATCGATTCACGCGACGAAGACCTGGAGAAGATCGTCTCGAACGGCTTGATCCACGAGGAGCTTCTGGAGGCGATCCGAAGCGCCTGACCGAAACCCTCGGCCCACGGTCTGGCCGGGTCTCGCGCGAACCCTGCAGCTTCAGCCCCGATGCAGCGCCAGCGCTGCTGCGGCGGCGTCTTCATCCGTGATCAGGACCGAGGCCAGTCTCGCCCGCAGCGCCGCCGCGATCACCGCGGCCTTGTTCTTGCCGCCGGAGGCCAGGATCACGGTGGGAATGCGGCGCAGCCCCTCAAGCGGCAGTGCGATGGCCCGGCGGTTGATCGAATGGTCGATCGGATCGCCGCGGCTGTCGATGAATTGCCCGAGCATGTCCCCGACGGCGCCATGCTCCGCCAGTTCGGCCGGGCTGACGTCGCGCGGAAGCCCGTAGCGCACGAGAAACGAGCGCTCGCTCAGGTCGCCGGCGCTGAGGATGGCGACATCGGTGGCCCGGATGCGCGCGAAAGCGGCTTCGAACACGTCCTGCGCCAGGATGGTGTCGCGCGATTGCGGCGTGCCCGCATAGATCGGCGCCGCGAGGTAATGGCATTCCGCCTGCCAGAGCTGGGCGAAGCGGCCGGCGATCTCGAAGGTGTTGAGCTCGATGCCGTAGGTCAGCCCGCCCATCATCGAGCTGACCGTGAGATCTCGGTACTGTCCGGCCCTGACATGCCGGGTCGTCTCGCGCAGGGTCCCGCCCCAGCCGACGCCGACGATGCCGGAAGGCTTCTCCTCGACGATGCGCGAAAGGACTTCGCCCGCAGCCTTGCCGATCTGCGCCGCGACTTGCTCGACATCATCGGGAGCGGGCAAGACGATCGCCTCCTTGAGACCGAAGGTCTCGACCAGGGCGTGCTCCAGCCGCACGCAGCTTTCCAGCCGCGAATTGATCGTGATGTTGACGAGGCCGCTGCTGCGCGCCTCGACCAGCAGGCGGTTGACCCTGAGCCGCGTCATCTTCAGGCGAGCGGCGATCTCCGCCTGGGTCAGGCCCTCCCTGTAATAGAGCCAGGCTGCTCTGACCTGGGTCTGCGAATCCTCCGGCATCACGGCATCCTGATCGGCTGTCCGCGGCATGCGAACACAACCAATGTAACTATGATTGATACATCTGTTGCAACGTCGCGGCACCCGGACTTGCCATTCACGGCGCATGCCCGATCCGCCTTCCGGCTCCGCGGGCGCCAGAAAGCATAACACCGGCTTATAGCTGCTCCCAAACAAAGCATATGAAGAATGGAAGGCGACGCTTTAAGGCTGGGCATGGTCCAACAATCAAGGGTCCGCCTTGGCAAAAGCCACGCTCGAATGCGACGCATCGGCCTTCGCGGGCCTGGCTTGAGACCCATCGGGCGATCCGCAACCATCATCTGATCGGGGAACGCCTCGTGCCACGTCTCGTCACCGTCGCTGCCGCTCAACTGGGTCCGATTCAACGGGCCGAAAGCCGCAGGCAAGTCGTCGACCGGATGGTCGCGCTGATGGAAGCGGCCAAGGCGCAGGGCGCGACCTTCATCGTCTATCCCGAGCTGGCGCTGACGACCTTCTTCCCGCGCTGGTACAGCGAGGACCGCGCCGAGGCCGATCACTGGTTCGAGCGTGCGATGCCGGGTGCGGAGACGCAGCCGCTCTTCGACAAGGCGAAGCAGCTGGGGCTGGCCATGAGCTTCGGTTATGCCGAGCTCACCCCGGAGGGGCGCCACTTCAACAGCTCGATCCTGGTCGACCGGACGGGGCGCATCGTCGGCAAATACCGGAAGATCCATCTGCCGGGCCATGTCGAATTCGATCCGGAGCGGGCGCATCAGCATCTCGAGAAGCGCTATTTCGAGCCCGGCGATCTCGGCTTCCCCGTCTGGGAGTTCGAGGGCGGTCTGTTCGGCATGGCGATCTGCAACGACCGGCGCTGGCCGGAGACCTACCGGGTCATGGGGTTGCAGGGCGTCGAGATGGTCGTGCTCGGCTACAACACCCCGTCAGTCAACTCGCAATCCCCGAACGAGACGGCGGCCGATCGCCTCTTCCACCACCGCCTGTCGGTGCAGGCCGGCGCCTATCAGAACTCGACCTGGGTCGTGGCCGTCGCCAAGGCCGGTAGCGAGGATGGTCACCATCTCTTCGGCGGCACGCTGATCGCGGCGCCCGACGGCAAGATCGTCGGCGAGCTCACTCATGAGGAGGACGGCGTGCTCGTCCATGCCTGCGACCTCGACGACACCCGTTTCGGCAAGGCGACGATCTTCGATTTCGCCCGCCATCGCCGCGTCGAGCACTATGGCCTGCTCACCGAGCGCACCGGCGTCGGCGCCCCGCTCGGAAAGCCGGAGGGCGCCTGAGCGCCCTCCTTGGCCGCGTTAGCGGAACGGGTCGAACGGCGTCGGAAACCGCCCCGTCGGCACGATCTCGGCATAGGGGCCGCGCGCCAGCAATTGCCCTTGCCCCGGCTGCGCCAGCACGCGCTTGCCGTCGAAGACGAGGCGGCCACGCTGGTAGGTGGCGGCCGGATAGCCCTGCAGCTCCATGCCTTCATAGGGCGTGTAATCGCTGCCGTGATGCTGCATGTCGTTGGTGAGCGTGACGCGGCGGTTCGGATCGAACAGCACGATATCGGCGTCCGCCCCGACGGCGATGGCGCCCTTGCGCGGCGCCAGCCCGAAACGCCGGGCCGGATTGGTCGCGACGAGGTCGACGAAGCGGCGCAGGTCGATGCGGCCCTTTGCAACGCCCTCCGAATAGAGAATGGGCAACCGGGCCGCGAGACCGGGCACACCGTTCGGGATCTTGTTGAAGGGCGCGTTCTCGCCGTGCTGCTTCTTGCCGCGCGGATCGTCGTAGCACAGCGGCGAATGGTCGGACGAGACGATGTCGATGACGCCGTCGCGCAGGAACTGCCAGAGCGCCTCGCGATCGGCGCCCGAGCGCAGCGCCGGCGAGATCATGAATTTCGCGCCCTCGAAGCCCGGCCTGTCCATGTCGGCCTCGTCCAGTACGAGATACTGCGTGCAGGTCTCGGCCCAGGCCTTCTGCCCGCGCATTTGGGCCCGCTTGACCTCCTCGCCCGATTGCGCGCCCGAAACATGGAAGATCTGGATCGGCGTATCCAGCGCCTCGGCCAGTGCCAGGATGCGATGCGTCGCCTCGCGCTCGACCACCATGGGCTTCGCCCAGGCGAGATGGCGTGGCGCCGTCAGGCCGGCGGCCAGCAGCGCCTGCGTCAGCCAGCCGATCAGTTCGTGATGCTCGGCATGCACGCAGACGAGCGCACCGGCACGGCGCGCGGCGGCGAGCGTCTGCAGGATCTGCGCATCGTCGAGGCGGTTGCTGTCATAGGTCATGAAGATCTTGACCGAGCGGTGCCCCGCCTCGACCAGCGCCGGCAGCTCGCGCTCCAGCACCTCCGGCGTCGGGTCGTTGACCAGCAGATGAAAGGCATGGTCGATCCGCGCCTGCTTCGCCTTCTCGGCATAGGCGACGACCGCACCGGCCAGCGAGCCGCCGCGGATTTGCGGCGCATGGCAGACGACCGTGGTCGTCCCGCCCGCTGCGGCCGAGGCCGTGCCGCTGTCGAAACCATCGGCGATCTCCGCCCCCGACGAGAACGGCTGGTCGAGATGGACGTGGGCATCGACGCCGCCAGGCAGGACGAGCAGATCCCGCGCGTCCACCTCGTCCCGGCCGCGCGGCAACCCCGCGCCGATCGCGGCGATGACGCCATCGGCAATGCCGATATCGAACGGCCCGATATAGGAAGCGGTCACCGCGGTTCCACCGCGGATGACGAGATCGAAATCGCTCATGGTCTTACTCCCGGGGCGGCCGGGCCATCGAGGCGATGGCAGCTCACAGCACGCGAAACGGCGACGAGGTCAGGATGAAAACGGAATTGCGCGTTGCGCTCGGCGACAGACTGTTCGGCATCGAGCGACCCTGGGGCGCCCTGCCCTCGACGCCGGGCCGGATCACCGATCTCGCAATCGACGAGGCCGGCTTCGTGCATGTCCTGCTGCGCCGCGACAGCGCCGTCGATCAGGAGGGGCCTTGCGTCGTTACGCTCGCGGCCGATGGCAGCTTTCGCCGGAGCTGGGGCGAGGCACTCTGCCTCGATGCCCACAAGATCGCGGCGATACCCGGCGGCGGCCTCGCCATCGTCGATCGCGATGCGCATCGCATCCTGTTCTGCGATGTCGAAGGCCAGGTGCGGCGACAGATCGGCGAGAGCCGCCGTCCTGGCCAGCCCTTCAACCATCCCAGCGACATCGCCTTCGCGCCCGATGGGGGCTTCTACGTCGCGGACCGCTATGGCAATGGCCGCATCCATCGCTTCGACGCCGATGGCGCCCCGATCACGAGCTGGGGCTCGGTCGGCACGGCACCGGGCGCCTTCCTGACGCCGCACGGCATCTGCGTGCTCAGCGACGGGCGCGTCATCGTCGCCGATCGCGAGAACAGCCGCGTACAGAGCTTCACGGCGGACGGTGAATTGCTGGCGGTATGGGACGCCTTCCTGCGTCCCCAGGATGTCGTCGCCGATGCGGAAGACCGGATTCATGTCTGCGATTCGATCCCGACGCTGAGCCTGCTCTCGGCGGATGGCACCCTGCTCGGCCGCTGCCGCCCGGTCCTCAACGGCGCCCATGGCCTCTGGCTCGGGCCGTCCGGCGACATCTTCCTCGCCGAGACCAACCCGAACCGCATCACGCGCCTCTTCCCCGTCGCGCCCTGACGCTTGCTGCGTTCTAAGAGAAGCGCCCGTCATCCCGGACGGAGCGAAGCGGCGAGCCGGGATCCATGCCTGAACCTTTATCGAGAGCGTTCTGGCATGGATCCCGGGTCAAGCCCGGGATGACCGCGTGGTTCCGTACAAAGCAGCAAGCTCGGCCAGGGTCGGTTTCACCTCACGCAGCCGACATGGCCGTGCGGTTCTGCAGGCGCGAGACCAGCCGCACGAAGGGCCAGAACATCAGGAAGTAGACGATCGCCACCGCGATCAGTGGCGTCGGATTGTAGAGCAGGCCCTGGGCGAGCTGGGCCGAGCGTAGCAGTTCCTGCAGGGCGACGGCCGAGGCGATCGAGGTCTGCTTCACCAGCTCGACCGTGTTGCTGATCAGGTCCGGCAGCACGTTGCGCGTACCCTGCGGCACCACGACATGGACCATGCTCTGGTACCAGCTCAGGCCGGTCGAGCGCGCCGCCTCGCGCTGGCCCTTCGGCACGGATTCGATGCCGGCGCGGAAGATCTCGGCGAAGTAGCTGGAGCCGTTCAGCGTCAGCGCCAGCACGGCCGCCGTGAATTCGTTGAGCTTCAGGCCGAGGAAAGGCAGGCCGAAGAAGATGAAGATCAGCAGCACCAGCGGCGGGATGGCGCGCATCACATCGACATAGGCGATCAGCAGGAAGCGCAGCAGCTTGCTCGGCACGTCCTGCGCCATGGCGATGGCGATGCCTGAGAGTACCGAGAGCGGCACGGCGACCACGGCCAGTGCCAGCGTCATCCAGAAGCCCTGCAGCAGCAGGGGCCAGACTTGGCGGAGGACGTCGAAGTTGAAGAAGGTCGTGACGAGCTCGTCCATCATGACCTCGGATGCGCGTAGACATGTTCCAGCCAGCGCGTGAAGCGCACGAAGGGCAGGAACAGCAGCAGGAAGAGCAGCGCGCCAACGGTCAGCGCGGTCGGATTGGCGACGTTGGACTGGATGCTCGAGGTCACGTTGAGCAGTTCGGGCACGGCCACGACCGAGCCCAGCGTGGTGCCCTTGCTGATGCCGATGGCGCGGTTGGTCAGCGGCGGGATCGACATCCGCACCACCTGCGGCAGGATGATGTAGGCGAGCGTCTGGGTGAAGCCGAGGCCCGTCGAGCGCCCCGCTTCCCACTGCCCCTTCGAGACCGCGTTGATGCCGGCCCAGAAGATCTCCTCGGCAAAGGCCGAGAGCACGATCGCGAGCGCCAGCACCGTCGCCGTGAAGGGCTCCAGCACCAGCCCGAAATAGGGCAGCGCGAAATAGGCCAGCACGATCAGCACGAGCTGCGGGATCGAGCGGAAGAAATCGATATAGAAGATGATCAGCCAGTTCAGCGGCCGGATGCCGTAAAGCCGCAGCACCGCCAGCGCGAGACCGAGCGGGATGCCGATCAGCACCGTCAGGATCGACATTTCGACGGTGATGAGGAAGCCGCGCAGGATGTCGGGCCAATAGGCCGACAACAGCCCGAAATCGAAGAAGTAGCGGACGATCTGGTCCATGGGTGCCCGTCAGCCGTGCGAGCGCATCACGAAATCGCGGATGCGCTGGTGCTGCGGGTTGATCAGGATGTCCTGGGGCGTGCCCTCGGCCAGGATCGCGCCATGGTCCATGAAGACGACGCGGTCGGCGACATCGCGCGCGAACTTCATCTCATGCGTCACCACGATCATGGTCATGCCCATCTCCTTGGTGCGGACCATGACGTTGAGCACTTCGCCCACGAGCTCGGGATCGAGCGCCGAGGTCGGTTCGTCGAAGAGCATGACCTGCGGCTCGAGCGCCATGGCGCGGGCGATGCCGACGCGCTGCTGCTGGCCGCCGGACAGCTCGGCCGGATAGGCATCGGCCTTGTGGGCGAGGCCGACGACCTCGAGATGGTGCCGTGCCTTGCGCTCCGCCTCCTCCTTGCTCAAGCCCACGACCTTGCGCAGCGCCAGCATCACGTTCCCCAGCGCCGTCTTGTGCGGATAGAGGTGGATGCCCTGGAAGACCATGCCGATCCGGCGGCGCAGGAGGTTGAGGTCCACCTTCGGACCGGTGATCTCCTGCCCGCCGACACGGATCGCGCCCGCCGTCGGTTCCTCCAGCCGGTTGATGCAGCGCAGGCAGGTGCTCTTGCCCGAACCGGAGGAGCCGACGATCACGACGGCCTCGCCCTTGCCGACCTTGAGATCGACACCGCACAAGACCTCGACATTGCCGAAGCTCTTGCGCAGCCCCTCGATCGAAACGATCGTCTCGGGCGGCGCGGCCGTCATGGCGGGCTGCGAGGTCACTTGCAGGCGGCCTTGTGCTCGGTCGTGTCGTAGCCTTCGAAGCCCGGCGCACCCGTGCCCGGATAGACCGTCGCGGTCGACGAGGCCGTCTCCGGCTTCACGCCGAACCATTTCTCATGGATCTTGGCCAGCGTCCCGTCGGTCTTGATGCATTCCAGCGCGACCTCGACCTGGGCGCGGAAAGCGGCATCCTCCTTGCGGAAGGCGATGCCGAAATTGCGGCCGCCGTCGAGCACGAAGGGCACTTCCGCCATCGGCGTCTGCGTCGCGACATAGCGTGAGACCGGCGCATCGGCGACATTGGCGAAGGCACGGCCGATCATGACCGCCTGCACGGCGTCTGCGTTCTTGTTGTAGCGCTGGATCGTGTAGCCGTACTTCGCCTCGTTGTCGGTCAGCCACTTGTCCGAGATCGAGCCGTTGTTGACGGACAGGGCCTTGCCCTTCAGGTCGTCGAGATTGGCGATCTTGCCGCCCTTCTTGACGAGGAAGCCGAGGCCCGTCGGCATATAGGGCTCGCTGAACAGCATCTGCGCGGCGCGCTCGGGCGTGATGTTGGTCGGCGCCGGGATCATCTCGTAGCGCTTGGAGAACAGCCCGGCGAAGATCGCCGAGAAGTTCGAATCCGTCACCTCGACGCCCGGGCGGCCGAGCTTCTCGGCCAGCGCCACCGACATGTCGTAGGTGAAGCCGGTGGTCTCGCCCGTCGGCGTCTTGAAGCAGAACGGCGCGAAGCCGAGATCGCAGGCCACCTTCAGCTTCTCGTTCTGCGGATGGTCGGCATCGTCAGCCATGGCCGGCATGGCGATGAGCGCGGCCAGCGCCACGCCCCTGATGGCGGCGCGCGCCATCCTGATCGAATTCAGCTTCATGCTTCCCGCTCCCGTTGTGCGACGGCCATGCCGCGATCGTTGCGCCCCTGTTCTTGCAACAATCCGGCCACGTCTGGAGCGAAGCTAACAGGGCGAAATCATGCCCTGCCAATCATTTGTTGTCGGGTTTCCATAACATGATGTTAAGCGCTTTCGATCGTGTCCGCCTCCTTGTCCTTCGGCGGGGGCGGCACCAATCCGCGCAGGATATCGACGAAAGCGTTCGCCGTCCGCGAGAGCGGCTCGAAGCGCGGTGTCAGCAGATGCGCGCGCACCCGCGTCTTGGGTGCGAGCGGGCGTGAGACCAGCTCCGGCCAGGTGCGCCCGCGCAGCACGAACTCGTCGACGACCGCGATGCCGGCCCCGGCCCGCACCATGGCGCAGGCAACCGGCGTGAAGCGCACGACGGTGCTGATCCGCAGCGGCGCCGATTTCAGCGCGAGCGCGCGCCCGACGACATCGCCATAGGGCGTCTGCGGCCCGAAGCCGATCAGCGGATAGGGCGCGAGATCGGCCGGCCGGATGACGCGCAGCCGCGCGAGCACGTGATCGCGCGGCATGATGACCATCAGGCGCCCTTCGGTCAGGATTTCCATGTCGAGCGTGGGCTCGTCGATCGGCAGGATGGAGACGCCAAGATCGGCCCGGCCGCTGACGATCTTGGCGAGGATCTCGAGCAGCGTCAGCACCTCGAATTCGACGCGCAGATCCGGGAAGCGCTCGCGCAGCCGGGCGATCGCGTCGGGCACCAGCGCCTGCCCGACGCTCGGGCTCGCGACGATGCGCACCGAGCCCGTGCCGCGCTCGCGCAGTTCCTCGGCCAGCTCGTTGACCCGGACCACGCCCTGATGGACCAGGTCGACCTCCTGGAACAGTCGGCGGGCCTCCGGGGTCGGCTGCACCCGGCCGCGCACGCGCTCGAACAGGCGCAGCGCCAACCTGTCCTCGGTATAGGCCAGCAGGCGGCTGATCGCCGGCTGCGAGACCGCAAGCAGCCGGGCCGCGCCACTGATCGAGCCGGTGATCATGATCGCCCGGAAGACTTCGATCTGCCTGAGGTTGAGGCGCATGGCGATAACATCCGATTATGGTCTGCCGCATAATAAGCATGATTCATTTCGCGCAATAGCGCTCTAAGCTCGGCCCGCGCCGGCAACGACCGGCAATGTCACGGGGACGAGGCCGGCCGATGAGACGCTTTCTGACGACGAGGGATGTCGAGGCCGCGGTTGCCGGCGGTTCGGTCTTCGCGGCGGGTGGTGGCGGCTGGGCCGATCACGGCCGCATGCTCGGCACCGCCGCGGTCAACACCGGCAAGCCCGAACTCGTCACCATGGACGAGATCCCCGACGACGCGATCATCGCGACGGCCGCCGCCATCGGCGCTCCCGCCGGCACGACCGAATGGGAGATGTGGGGCATCGACTACGTCAAGGCCGTCCAGCTGCTGCAGGAGGCGCTGGGCAAGCCGATCTACGGCCTGATCATCGGCCAGAACGGCATGTCGAGCACGCTGAACGCCTGGCTGCCCAGCGCCATCCTCGGCGTCAAGGTGGTCGACGCGGTCGGCGACATCCGCGCCCATCCCACCGGCGACATGGGGTCGATCGGCCTCGCCAACAGCCCGGAAGCGACGATCCAGGTCGCCGTCGGCGGCAATCGCGCCAAGAACCAGTATATCGAGCTGGTGACGCGCGGCGCCACGGCCAAGGTTTCGCCGATCCTGCGGACGGCCTCGGACATGTCGGGCGGCTTCATCGCCTCCTGCCGCAACCCGGTCTCGGCCGCCTATGTCCGCAAGAACGCGGCGCTCGGCGGCATCTCGATGGCGCTGGCACTGGGCGAGCGCATCCTCGACGCCAAGCCGAAGGGCGGCACGGCCGTGATCGACGCGATCTGCGACCAGACCGGCGGCTCGATCATCGCGCGCGGCACAGTCGCCAAGAAGGATGTCCGCTACACCAACGAGGCCTTCGATATCGGCACGATCCAGGTCGGGACCGGCAAGGCCGCGCGCGTCATCCACGTCATGAACGAGTACATGACCGTCACCGATCTCGACGGCGCCCGCCACGCCTGTTTCCCGGATGTGATCACCACTTTCGACACCGACGGCCAGCCGGTCAGCGCCGGCCATGTCCGCGAAGGCATGGAGCTTTCGGTGCTGCGCGTGCCCAAGAGCAAGATCCCGCTGAGCTCCAGCGTGACCGATCCGAGCGTCTATCCGATCGTCGAGAAGGCGCTCGGCATGAACTTCACCGAATACGCGCTCGGCCGCGAAGACTAGTCCGCGCCCGCCCTAACGCCCCCGCAGGATCAACCGGATACCCCCCGACCATGAGCGATTTCGATCTCGTCCTCCGCGGCAACATCGTGTTGTCCGACCGGATCATCGAGGATGGCTATGTCGCCGTCACCGGCGGCAAGGTCGGCAAGGTCGGGTCCGGCACGCCACCCTCGGCCCGCGAGACCCAGGATTTCCGTGGCCAATGGATCATGCCGGGCGTCATCGACGGGCAGGTCCATTCCGGCAGCCAGGCCAATCACGAGGGCATCGGCATGTGCTCGCGCGCCGCGGCGGCCGGTGGCGTCACCGTCATGGTCGACATGCCCTATGACGAGCCGGAGCCCGTCACCAGCGCCGAGCTCTTCAACGAGAAGGTCGCGGTGGTCGAACGCGACGCCCATGTCGATGTCGCGCTCTATGCCACGATCACGATCGAGAACGGGCTTCATGCCATTCCGGGCCTCGTCGAGGCCGGCGCCTGCGCCTTCAAGTTCTCGACCTTCGAGGCCAATCCGACGCGCTTTCCGCGCATCGGCGACGACACGCTCTACGAAGCCTTCAAGCTGATCGAGCCGACCGGCCTGCTTTGCGGCGTCCATAACCAGGACCAGGAGATGACCCGGCGCAATATCGCCAGGCTGATCGAAGCCGGCGATACCGGCCCGGACGCCTTCCTGCGCGCCCACACCCCGCTGATCGAGAACCTCGCCACCGCCCGCATCTACGAGATCGGCGCAGAGACGGGCGCACGCGCCCACGCCGTCCACGTCTCGACCTCGCGCGGCTTCGAGATCTGCAACATGTACAAGCGCGCCGGCTACAAGGCGACGGTCGAGAGCTGCGTGCAGTACTTCATGCTCAACGCCGAGGAGCATGTGCCGCGCTTCGGCGCGAAGGTGAAGCACTACCCGCCGATCCGCCCGAAGGCCGAGAGCGACCTGCTCTGGAGCCATCTCGCCGCCGGCCATTGCGACTTCATCTCGTCCGATCACGTCTCCTGGGGGTTGGAGAAGAAGGGCGATCCGATGGTCTTCAAGAACACTTCGGGCGGGCCGGGCATCGAGACGCTGCTGCCGGCGCTCTGGACCGGCTGCGAGGAGCACGGACTGTCGCCGACCATCGTGGTGAAGCAGCTCTGCGAGGGGCCGGCCAAGGCCTTCCTGCTCGCCGACAAGGGCCGGCTCGAAGCGGGCGCCGACGCCGACATCACCGTGCTGGAGCCCGGCCGCTTCATCCACGACCCCAGCAAGAGCC
Above is a genomic segment from Bosea sp. NBC_00550 containing:
- a CDS encoding LysR family transcriptional regulator translates to MRLNLRQIEVFRAIMITGSISGAARLLAVSQPAISRLLAYTEDRLALRLFERVRGRVQPTPEARRLFQEVDLVHQGVVRVNELAEELRERGTGSVRIVASPSVGQALVPDAIARLRERFPDLRVEFEVLTLLEILAKIVSGRADLGVSILPIDEPTLDMEILTEGRLMVIMPRDHVLARLRVIRPADLAPYPLIGFGPQTPYGDVVGRALALKSAPLRISTVVRFTPVACAMVRAGAGIAVVDEFVLRGRTWPELVSRPLAPKTRVRAHLLTPRFEPLSRTANAFVDILRGLVPPPPKDKEADTIESA
- a CDS encoding substrate-binding periplasmic protein, which codes for MKLNSIRMARAAIRGVALAALIAMPAMADDADHPQNEKLKVACDLGFAPFCFKTPTGETTGFTYDMSVALAEKLGRPGVEVTDSNFSAIFAGLFSKRYEMIPAPTNITPERAAQMLFSEPYMPTGLGFLVKKGGKIANLDDLKGKALSVNNGSISDKWLTDNEAKYGYTIQRYNKNADAVQAVMIGRAFANVADAPVSRYVATQTPMAEVPFVLDGGRNFGIAFRKEDAAFRAQVEVALECIKTDGTLAKIHEKWFGVKPETASSTATVYPGTGAPGFEGYDTTEHKAACK
- a CDS encoding amino acid ABC transporter permease — its product is MDELVTTFFNFDVLRQVWPLLLQGFWMTLALAVVAVPLSVLSGIAIAMAQDVPSKLLRFLLIAYVDVMRAIPPLVLLIFIFFGLPFLGLKLNEFTAAVLALTLNGSSYFAEIFRAGIESVPKGQREAARSTGLSWYQSMVHVVVPQGTRNVLPDLISNTVELVKQTSIASAVALQELLRSAQLAQGLLYNPTPLIAVAIVYFLMFWPFVRLVSRLQNRTAMSAA
- the hydA gene encoding dihydropyrimidinase — translated: MSDFDLVIRGGTAVTASYIGPFDIGIADGVIAAIGAGLPRGRDEVDARDLLVLPGGVDAHVHLDQPFSSGAEIADGFDSGTASAAAGGTTTVVCHAPQIRGGSLAGAVVAYAEKAKQARIDHAFHLLVNDPTPEVLERELPALVEAGHRSVKIFMTYDSNRLDDAQILQTLAAARRAGALVCVHAEHHELIGWLTQALLAAGLTAPRHLAWAKPMVVEREATHRILALAEALDTPIQIFHVSGAQSGEEVKRAQMRGQKAWAETCTQYLVLDEADMDRPGFEGAKFMISPALRSGADREALWQFLRDGVIDIVSSDHSPLCYDDPRGKKQHGENAPFNKIPNGVPGLAARLPILYSEGVAKGRIDLRRFVDLVATNPARRFGLAPRKGAIAVGADADIVLFDPNRRVTLTNDMQHHGSDYTPYEGMELQGYPAATYQRGRLVFDGKRVLAQPGQGQLLARGPYAEIVPTGRFPTPFDPFR
- a CDS encoding amino acid ABC transporter ATP-binding protein gives rise to the protein MTAAPPETIVSIEGLRKSFGNVEVLCGVDLKVGKGEAVVIVGSSGSGKSTCLRCINRLEEPTAGAIRVGGQEITGPKVDLNLLRRRIGMVFQGIHLYPHKTALGNVMLALRKVVGLSKEEAERKARHHLEVVGLAHKADAYPAELSGGQQQRVGIARAMALEPQVMLFDEPTSALDPELVGEVLNVMVRTKEMGMTMIVVTHEMKFARDVADRVVFMDHGAILAEGTPQDILINPQHQRIRDFVMRSHG
- a CDS encoding amino acid ABC transporter permease, which translates into the protein MDQIVRYFFDFGLLSAYWPDILRGFLITVEMSILTVLIGIPLGLALAVLRLYGIRPLNWLIIFYIDFFRSIPQLVLIVLAYFALPYFGLVLEPFTATVLALAIVLSAFAEEIFWAGINAVSKGQWEAGRSTGLGFTQTLAYIILPQVVRMSIPPLTNRAIGISKGTTLGSVVAVPELLNVTSSIQSNVANPTALTVGALLFLLLFLPFVRFTRWLEHVYAHPRS